A single Triticum dicoccoides isolate Atlit2015 ecotype Zavitan chromosome 2A, WEW_v2.0, whole genome shotgun sequence DNA region contains:
- the LOC119354908 gene encoding uncharacterized protein LOC119354908, with protein sequence MCALLVLQLVSLLSKRLGLFCFVATFWTTGGRAAAAPRMAAMPWLLDDGIVRGMAIGAVFTDYSGKISCLEFHRKEDLLVTEDDSIRLYNTTSATMWMGSVWDLLHFDCWPIDMSDSVGFCCLGMLVGVQQH encoded by the exons ATGTGTGCTTTGTTAGTTTTGCAGCTTGTTTCCTTGCTAAGTAAGCGTTTGGGGTTATTTTGTTTTGTTGCTACCTTCTGGACGACGGGCGGGCGGGCAGCGGCAGCGCCGAGGATGGCAGCCATGCCGTGGCTGCTGGACGACGGCATCGTCCGCGGCATGGCCATCGGCGCGGTCTTCACCGACTAC TCTGGGAAGATAAGCTGCCTCGAGTTCCATCGCAAGGAGGATCTCCTCGTCACCGAGGACGACTCCATTCGCCTCTACAACACCACCAGCGCAAC CATGTGGATGGGAAGTGTCTGGGATCTACTGCATTTTGATTGCTGGCCTATAGATATGAGTGACAGTGTTGGGTTCTGTTGTTTGGGGATGCTG GTAGGAGTACAACAACATTAG